One genomic window of Salvia miltiorrhiza cultivar Shanhuang (shh) chromosome 4, IMPLAD_Smil_shh, whole genome shotgun sequence includes the following:
- the LOC131021111 gene encoding uncharacterized protein LOC131021111, translated as MARRKDLSAFERAAIIQFLLEGSHNGKPARGKINAAVQKWSCCRRTISRIWAAANKQRASGEVISSLSKKKLRPRRKLVHLDLNLIASLELSKRSTIRRLACGIKCSKSTVGRWIKLGLIRPHSSAIKPDLTAPNKLLRLRFSLEALEYDRILRSLTFKSMHNTIHIDEKWFYITKSNQRFYLTPDEIDPHRTCKNKKFITKVMFMCAVCRPVFGANGECLFDGKIGIFPFTELVPAKRNSKNRAAGTMEWKPIQSITKQVVKDCLIYQWLLKIYGSGYLRINAVAIIPAIKAKWPANASKTIYIQQDNARPHIQDSDPDFRAVASADGFDIHLVHQPPNSPDTNINDLGWFRAIQSLQTESMSTNVDGLVNAVIKSFNELSPSTLNKVFISLQSCMVEILKVKGRNSYKIPHLGKDALIRQDMLPLNLQVPSELVRECLSYLIENGALAYGDTLMNELGVQAGCTDEVEMMVHQLQIQGTEVM; from the exons ATGGCTAGAAGGAAGGATCTCTCGGCCTTTGAAAGGGCTGCCATAATCCAGTTTCTTCTTGAAGGAAGCCACAATGGAAAACCAGCTAGAGGCAAGATCAATGCTGCAGTTCAAAAGTGGAGTTGTTGTCGACGAACGATTAGTCGTATTTGGGCAGCTGCAAATAAACAAAGAGCAAGTGGTGAGGTAATAAGTTCATTGAGTAAAAAAAAGCTTAGGCCAAGGAGAAAACTGGTTCATCTTGATTTAAATTTGATTGCTAGCTTAGAATTGTCAAAGAGATCTACCATAAGAAGGCTTGCATGTGGGATTAAATGCAGTAAAAGCACAGTGGGTAGGTGGATTAAATTGGGACTGATCCGACCTCATTCTAGTGCAATAAAACCTGATCTTACTGCTCCAAACAAGTTGCTTAGGTTACGGTTTTCcttagaagctctagaatatgaTAGGATTCTTAGGAGTTTAACTTTCAAAAGCATGCACAACACAATTCACattgatgagaaatggttctACATCACAAAAAGTAATCAGCGGTTCTATTTGACACCTGATGAGATAGACCCCCATAGGACATGCAAGAACAAGAAGTTCATCACCAAGGTGATGTTCATGTGTGCTGTATGTAGGCCAGTGTTTGGGGCTAATGGTGAATGCTTGTTTGATGGAAAAATTGGAATTTTTCCATTCACTGAACTTGTTCCAGCCAAAAGAAACAGTAAGAACAGGGCAGCAGGTACTATGGAGTGGAAACCAATTCAAAGCATCACCAAACAAGTAGTGAAAGATTGCCTAATATACCAG TGGCTACTTAAGATTTATGGCAGTGGGTACTTAAGAATAAATGCAGTGGCA aTCATCCCTGCTATTAAAGCAAAGTGGCCAGCAAATGCAAGCAAAACCATATATATACAGCAAGATAATGCTAGGcctcacattcaagactcagaCCCAGATTTCAGGGCAGTAGCTTCAGCTGATGGCTTTGATATTCACTTGGTGCATCAACCACCAAACTCCCCAGATACAAACATCAATGATCTGGGGTGGTTCAGGGCAATACAAAGCCTCCAAACTGAATCAATGTCTACAAATGTTGATGGTCTAGTGAATGCAGTCATCAAGTCATTCAATGAGTTAAGTCCTAGCACTTTGAATAAGGTGTTTATAAGTTTGCAAAGCTGTATGGTTGAAATCTTGAAGGTTAAGGGGAGGAATAGCTACAAGATCCCTCATCTAGGGAAGGATGCTTTAATTAGACAGGATATGCTTCCCTTGAATTTACAAGTTCCAAGTGAACTTGTTAGGGAGTGTTTATCCTACTTAATTGAGAATGGAGCATTGGCATATGGTGATACACTAATGAATGAGTTGGGAGTGCAAGCAGGATGCACAGATGAGGTTGAGATGATGGTTCATCAACTTCAAATTCAAGGAACAGAAGTtatgtga
- the LOC131022114 gene encoding eukaryotic translation initiation factor 4G-like has product MNQNQSRAERSDSAQYRKAGRSGSSNQQRQYSGGVSTKGGGGASSAPTNPANRSFKKYNNNAPVAQPGAGPWNVDSSDSSAVHAVQNGAHQQQPTQRVPEAPGSKISSNLKPTDASNLKATRPVPKSPSSNVSSAAASSNVTNASSDSKAPATPGKTSGDASKSFPLQFGSISPGFMNGMQIPARTSSAPPNLDEQKKDQARYESSRAAPALPTPSIPKQHFPKKDAGILDQPNSGEAHLASKPKRDVQISTAPPGIQAQKPALHPIPNMSMQLPFHQPQIPVQFGGPNPQMQSQALSGPMPIPMSLPLGNPPVQHSMFVQGLQPHPMQSQGMMHQGQGLNFSPQMGPQLSPQLGNMGMSLAPQFPQQAPVKYSGSRKTVKITHPETHEELRLDSSPAPRLHPSVQSQSQPISSFPPNIPMNFYPSSYNAAPLFYPPASSVPLSSTQVPPTSQPPRLYNQVTVKSPIVSHAEKDPLPPSGSLSVGKAEASKPSRLKAEHPVSSLSCSPQSKASLGASYVSVTSSSPATAERVVPYSASGSAAMDVHVSVSTSCSDGSRTGALYPDSFKDKPKRPGSRSQQEQDLSLSTSLSSLPSQLPEVATMEAKHISSESAKDPLLTAVAASCEAPSMTSEGATEEKTGNTFKGLGMQVLDSTISEPEVIGGFKQAEAILAESSLETPMMSLTLDSPDAIGKIKESSNQEVASINGGSSEHTQEKLEELSSYCSNDVKREGNLAGHAGISGGQELESSVPVTACGMGAKTVVNGATVDQESVPILDPPPPEGVVRSENETRASSTGVLISPSPSSVKEKGSDANAAKGVAPKGKKKKKELYRKAEAAGTSSDLYMAYKGPEEKKETVTNVQASENSSSIIEKKTSVGVSQENAAACEKSTLSKVEPDDWEDAAEISSPQLGTSRNENQDNDDGDGLTAKTYSRDFLLKFVELCTDLPEGFEITSDIADTLMVSSINVPRESYPSPGRNVDRPAGGSRPDRRGSGLGDEDKWNKFPGPLMVGRGDMWTDVGYMNNVVGLRPGQGGNYGVLRNPRAQTPQYVGGILSGPMQSIGPQGGPQRNNVDSDRWQRGAGFQKGLMPYPQTPMQMMHKAERKYEVGKVSDEEEAKQRQLKGILNKLTPQNFEKLFQQVKQVNIDNVITLSGVISQIFDKALMEPTFCEMYANFCFHLAADLPDLSVDNEKITFKRILLNKCQEEFERGEREEEEANKAEEEGEVKQTAEEREEQRLRARRRMLGNIRLIGELYKKRMLTERIMHECINKLLGQYQNPDEENIEALCKLMSTIGEMIDHPKAKEHMDAYYDIMGQLSNNMKLSSRVRFMLKDAIDLRKNKWQQRRKVEGPKKIEEVHRDAAQERAQVSRLGRAPSMGNSSRRGPPMDFGARSPSMLPSPNSHTSGFRGAPPQLRGYGSQDVRTDERHSSVPLPQRLLGDDSITLGPQGGLARGMAFRGQPLAANVPLAEMQSLGDGRRMGPGQNGFSSIPERAAYGQREDLMPRYMHDRFVAPPTFDQSHPQERNSMYGNRDVRNDHASDGYPPTSPSPRGGPPSIANDVSSDKVWPEEQLRDKSVAAIKEFYSARDEKEVALCIKDLNAPTFYPTMISLWVTDSFERKDMERDLLTKLLINLTKPQDRMISGDQLIKGFESVLAVLEDAVNDAPRAGEFLGRMFGKIILENVIPLSDIGRLIYEGGEEQGQLVESGAAGDVLASIFDTIKSEKGESVLGEMRSSSNLRVEDFRPAGSNKAFRIDKYI; this is encoded by the exons ATGAACCAGAATCAATCAAGGGCTGAGAGGAGCGATTCTGCGCAGTACAGGAAAGCCGGCCGATCCGGCAGCTCCAATCAGCAGCGTCAGTACTCCGGTGGCGTTTCCACTAAGGGTGGTGGCGGCGCCTCCTCCGCCCCCACCAATCCTGCTAACCGCAG TTTTAAGAAGTATAACAACAATGCACCAGTAGCGCAGCCTGGAGCAGGACCATGGAATGTAGATTCTAGCGATTCATCTGCCGTTCATGCTGTACAGAATGGTGCTCATCAACAGCAGCCAACTCAAA GAGTACCTGAAGCACCCGGTAGCAAAATATCTTCCAATCTCAAGCCAACGGATGCCTCTAATCTAAAGGCCACTCGACCTGTTCCTAAATCTCCTTCCAGTAATGTTTCCTCGGCAGCTGCATCATCTAATGTTACTAATGCTAGCTCTGACTCCAAGGCCCCAGCGACACCTGGAAAAA CTTCAGGAGATGCATCTAAGTCATTTCCCTTGCAGTTTGGGTCCATAAGTCCTGGCTTTATGAATGGAATGCAG ATACCTGCTCGAACAAGCTCTGCACCACCAAATTTGGATGAGCAGAAAAAAGATCAG GCACGTTATGAGTCCTCAAGGGCAGCTCCTGCTTTGCCAACTCCATCAATCCCCAAGCAGCATTTTCCCAAAAAGGATGCAGGAATCCTTGACCAACCTAATTCTGGTGAAGCTCATTTAGCGTCAAAACCCAAAAGGGATGTCCAAATTTCAACTGCACCACCTGGGATTCAAGCTCAGAAGCCTGCACTACATCCTATCCCTAATATGTCCATGCAATTGCCATTTCACCAACCGCAGATACCTGTTCAATTTGGTGGTCCGAATCCACAAATGCAGTCTCAAGCCTTGTCAGGGCCTATGCCAATTCCAATGTCCCTACCTCTAGGGAATCCACCAGTGCAACATTCAATGTTTGTTCAAGGTCTCCAGCCCCATCCCATGCAGTCTCAAGGAATGATGCATCAGGGACAGGGATTAAACTTCTCCCCGCAAATGGGTCCTCAGCTGTCTCCCCAATTGGGTAACATGGGAATGAGCTTGGCCCCACAGTTTCCTCAGCAAGCACCTGTAAAATACAGTGGTTCTCGCAAAACTGTGAAGATTACCCATCCAGAAACTCATGAAGAATTGAGGCTTGATAGTTCACCAGCTCCAAGGTTACATCCTAGTGTGCAATCTCAGTCGCAGCCAATTTCTTCATTTCCTCCTAATATACCGATGAATTTTTACCCCAGTTCTTACAATGCCGCTCCCCTCTTTTATCCTCCTGCAAGCTCTGTTCCTCTTAGTAGCACTCAGGTTCCTCCCACTTCTCAACCGCCAAGACTCTATAACCAG GTGACTGTGAAATCACCTATTGTCTCGCATGCAGAGAAAGATCCTCTGCCACCCTCAGGTTCTCTTTCTGTTGGAAAAGCAGAGGCTTCAAAACCTTCAAGGTTAAAGGCGGAACATCCAGTTTCTTCTTTGAGCTGTAGTCCACAGTCAAAGGCTAGTCTAGGAGCATCTTATGTGTCGGTTACTTCATCAAGTCCTGCCACAGCGGAGAGGGTGGTACCCTATTCGGCTTCTGGTTCAGCTGCCATGGATGTTCATGTATCAGTATCAACCAGCTGTTCTGATGGCTCTAGAACAGGAGCACTATATCCTGACTCCTTCAAAGATAAGCCTAAAAGACCAGGCAGCAGAAGCCAGCAGGAGCAG GATCTCAGCCTATCTACTTCTCTTTCAAGTTTGCCTTCACAACTTCCTGAAGTCGCAACAATGGAAGCAAAACATATATCATCTGAAAGTGCCAAGGATCCATTATTGACAGCTGTAGCTGCTTCTTGTGAAGCTCCTAGCATGACAAGTGAGGGTGCCACAGAAGAAAAGACTGGAAATACATTTAAAGGTTTAGGAATGCAAGTTTTAGATAGCACAATATCAGAGCCTGAGGTTATAGGGGGATTCAAGCAAGCAGAAGCAATATTGGCTGAAAGTAGTTTGGAAACCCCCATGATGTCCCTTACTTTGGATTCTCCTGATGCCATAGGTAAAATTAAGGAAAGCTCTAATCAGGAGGTAGCATCCATCAATGGTGGCTCATCAGAACATACACAAGAAAAGCTAGAAGAGTTATCAAGCTATTGTTCCAATGATGTTAAGAGGGAAGGTAATTTAGCAGGGCATGCTGGCATATCAGGTGGACAAGAACTTGAGAGTTCTGTGCCAGTAACTGCTTGTGGCATGGGAGCAAAAACTGTTGTGAATGGTGCTACTGTGGATCAAGAGTCTGTTCCTATCTTGGACCCTCCTCCTCCTGAAGGTGTTGTGAGATCTGAAAATGAAACTAGGGCTAGTAGTACTGGTGTCTTAATTTCTCCATCTCCATCTAGTGTCAAAGAAAAAGGCTCAGATGCGAATGCAGCAAAAGGTGTTGCGCCCAAGggtaagaagaagaaaaaagagcTTTATAGAAAAGCAGAAGCTGCTGGTACTAGTTCTGATCTTTATATGGCATACAAGGGTCCTGAAGAGAAAAAGGAGACTGTAACCAATGTACAGGCCTCTGAGAACTCTTCAAGTATTATCGAGAAAAAAACATCTGTTGGTGTATCTCAAGAGAATGCTGCGGCATGCGAGAAATCTACCTTAAGTAAAGTTGAGCCAGATGATTGGGAAGATGCTGCTGAAATTTCTTCTCCACAATTAGGAACTTCAAGGAATGAAAATCAAGATAATGATGATGGCGATGGATTGACAGCTAAAACGTACTCTAGGGATTTTCTCCTCAAATTTGTGGAGCTATGCACTGATCTTCCAGAAGGTTTTGAGATTACGTCAGACATTGCAGATACTCTGATGGTTTCTAGCATCAATGTTCCACGTGAATCATACCCTAGCCCTGGACGTAATGTCGACAGGCCTGCTGGAGGTTCTAGACCAGATCGTCGGGGAAGTGGCTTGGGAGATGAGGACAAATGGAATAAATTCCCTGGGCCTCTTATGGTAGGACGAGGAGATATGTGGACTGATGTTGGTTATATGAACAATGTTGTTGGGTTGCGACCTGGTCAAGGAGGTAATTATGGTGTTCTAAGGAATCCTCGGGCACAGACACCTCAATATGTTGGGGGCATCCTCTCTGGACCGATGCAGTCCATTGGTCCCCAGGGTGGGCCACAAAGAAATAATGTTGATTCTGACAGGTGGCAGCGTGGAGCTGGGTTTCAGAAAGGTTTGATGCCTTATCCTCAGACACCTATGCAGATGATGCACAAAGCTGAAAGGAAGTATGAAGTGGGTAAGGTTTCTGATGAGGAAGAAGCCAAGCAGAGGCAGTTGAAGGGAATCTTGAACAAGCTTACCcctcaaaattttgaaaagctGTTTCAACAAGTTAAGCAAGTCAACATTGATAATGTTATCACACTGTCTGGTGTGATCTCACAGATTTTTGATAAGGCTTTGATGGAGCCCACCTTCTGTGAGATGTATGCCAATTTCTGCTTTCACCTTGCTGCAGATTTACCTGATCTAAGTGTGGACAATGAAAAAATTACCTTTAAGAGAATACTCTTGAACAAATGCCAGGAGGAATTTGAAAGGGGAGAAAGAGAGGAAGAAGAGGCAAATAAAGCTGAGGAAGAAGGTGAAGTTAAGCAGACagcagaagagagagaggagcaaAGACTCCGTGCTCGAAGACGTATGCTAGGTAACATTAGACTCATCGGAGAACTGTACAAGAAGAGAATGTTGACTGAGAGGATAATGCATGAGTGCATAAATAAGTTGTTGGGTCAATATCAGAATCCAGACGAGGAGAACATCGAGGCTTTGTGCAAATTGATGAGTACAATTGGGGAGATGATTGATCATCCAAAAGCAAAAGAACATATGGATGCCTATTATGATATCATGGGACAGTTATccaataacatgaaactttcgTCGAGGGTCAGATTCATGCTTAAAGATGCTATTGATCTAAGGAAGAATAAGTGGCAGCAGAGAAGAAAAGTTGAAGGTCCGAAAAAGATCGAGGAGGTACATAGAGATGCTGCTCAAGAGCGGGCGCAAGTTAGTAGGCTGGGTCGCGCTCCGAGCATGGGTAATTCATCTAGAAGGGGTCCTCCTATGGATTTTGGCGCTAGGTCTCCTAGTATGTTACCTTCACCAAATTCCCATACTAGTGGTTTCCGTGGTGCGCCCCCACAGCTACGTGGTTATGGTTCCCAGGATGTTAGGACGGATGAAAGACATTCATCTGTTCCTCTGCCCCAAAGACTGCTCGGTGATGATTCCATTACTCTTGGGCCCCAAGGTGGTCTTGCAAGAGGAATGGCTTTCAGAGGGCAGCCATTGGCAGCCAATGTTCCCTTGGCTGAGATGCAAAGTCTTGGAGATGGACGGAGGATGGGACCTGGCCAGAATGGCTTTAGTTCTATCCCTGAAAGAGCAGCTTATGGCCAAAGAGAGGATCTTATGCCAAGGTATATGCACGACAGGTTTGTTGCGCCCCCTACTTTTGATCAATCTCATCCTCAGGAGCGAAATAGTATGTATGGGAATAGAGATGTTAGGAATGATCATGCTTCTGATGGATATCCGCCTACTTCTCCTTCTCCTCGAGGTGGCCCACCTAGTATTGCGAATGATGTGTCTTCAGATAAGGTGTGGCCAGAAGAGCAGTTGCGTGACAAGTCAGTGGCTGCAATTAAAGAGTTCTACAG TGCAAGAGATGAGAAGGAAGTTGCTTTGTGCATCAAGGATTTGAATGCTCCCACTTTTTATCCAACTATGATCTCCCTATGGGTTACTGATTCTTTTGAGAGGAAAGACATGGAGAGGGATTTATTAACGAAGCTTCTAATAAACCTCACGAAACCTCAAGATAGGATGATAAGTGGAGATCAACTCATCAAAGG GTTTGAATCCGTACTTGCAGTCCTCGAGGATGCAGTGAACGACGCCCCTAGAGCAGGAGAGTTCCTTGGTCGAATGTTTGGGAAAATCATACTTGAGAATGTAATCCCACTTTCTGATATCGGTCGGTTGATATATGAAGGTGGAGAAGAGCAAGGGCAGCTTGTAGAATCAGGGGCTGCAGGCGATGTCCTTGCAAGTATCTTTGACACGATCAAATCAGAAAAAGGTGAGTCCGTATTAGGCGAGATGCGTTCAAGCTCTAATCTACGGGTAGAGGACTTCAGGCCTGCTGGCTCTAACAAAGCATTTAGAATAGACAAGTACATTTAG